From Zingiber officinale cultivar Zhangliang chromosome 5B, Zo_v1.1, whole genome shotgun sequence, the proteins below share one genomic window:
- the LOC121984150 gene encoding tobamovirus multiplication protein 3-like codes for MRLLMAPSSVFLLLWSGPDWWDEVNSSPLWQDRTFHTLAVLYGLVSFVALIQLIRIECRVSEFGWTTQKVFHLLNFLVNGVRSLVFVFRWDVDKIHPEIIQHILLDFPGLVFFTTYALLVLFWAEIYYQARSVSTDGLRPAFYAINAVIYVIQISLWLVLWWKPVPAMVIVAKIFFAAVSLFAALAFLLYGGRLFLMLKRFPVESKGRRKKLEEVGYVTTICFICFLLRCIMMCINAFDKAADLDVLDHPILNFIYYMLVEILPSSFVLFILRKLPPKRGLTQYHPIH; via the exons ATGCGCCTGCTTATGGCCCCGTCGTCGGTCTTTCTCTTGCTCTGGAGCGGCCCCGATTGGTGGGACGAGGTGAACAGCTCCCCCTTGTGGCAGGATCGAACCTTTCACACCCTCGCCGTCCTCTATGGCCTCGTGTCCTTTGTCGCGCTC ATTCAATTAATTAGAATTGAATGTAGAGTGTCAGAGTTTGGTTGGACGACGCAGAAGGTCTTCCACTTATTGAACTTCCTCGTGAATGGGG TTAGGTCACTGGTTTTTGTATTTCGTTGGGACGTTGATAAAATACACCCTGAG ATAATTCAGCATATTCTTCTAGATTTTCCTGGTCTTGTATTTTTCACTACCTACGCTTTACTGGTGTTATTTTGGGCAGAAATCTACTATCAG GCACGTTCAGTATCTACTGATGGGCTTAGACCAGCTTTCTATGCAATTAATGCGGTTATCTATGTTATACAG ATCTCTCTATGGTTGGTTTTGTGGTGGAAGCCAGTCCCAGCCATGGTCATTGTTGCCAAGATATTCTTTGCAG CTGTCTCATTGTTTGCTGCACTTGCTTTTCTTCTATATGGAGGGAG GCTTTTCTTAATGTTGAAACGCTTCCCCGTGGAGTCAAAAGGGCGCCGAAAGAAATTAGAGGAG GTTGGTTATGTCACGACTATATGTTTCATCTGTTTCTTATTGAGATGCATTATG ATGTGCATCAATGCTTTTGATAAAGCTGCAGACTTGGATGTTCTAGACCACCCAATTCTGAACTTCATCTACTACATG CTAGTTGAAATCCTGCCATCTTCCTTTGTACTTTTCATCTTAAGAAAGTTACCGCCTAAACGGGGGCTAACTCAATACCACCCGATCCACTAA
- the LOC121984153 gene encoding sucrose synthase 7-like translates to MRDRYILNANFEKIKKRLTLLQREEKCASSFCRSKKGNSLPINWLSGKCANPTFLLCRLQKLSRKPTMAATATTALSFKRSDSIAEGMPEALKQSRYQMKKCFSRYVSKGRRLMKNPQLMEELDKSMDDKVEKTKLMEGFLGYIIGSTQEAAVLPPLVAFAVRVQPGIWEFVKVHSEDLSVEEITPSEYLKCKETIFNEKWARDVNSLEVDFGAFNQSTPLITLPSSIGNGMQFISRFMSSRLNEHSESLRPLLDYLLKLNHRGQKLMINETLSTVNKLQTALLLAEVFVGGLPKNTPFQKFEHRFEEWGLVKGWGDTAGTVKDSLNYLSEVLQAPDPVNMEKFFARVPCIFNIVIFSPHGYFGQADVLGLPDTGGQVVYILDQVKAFEEELLQRIKQQGLSFKPRILVVTRLIPEAKGTKCNQELEPILNTNHSHILRVPFMTGSSVLREWVSRFDIYPYLDRYAQDAAAKIVDILEGKPDLIIGNYTDGNLVASLVASNLGVTQGTIAHALEKTKYEDSDVKWKELDPKYHFSCQFTADMISMNAADFIITSTYQEIAGSKDKVGQYESHYAFTLPKLCRFATGINVFDPKFNIASPGADQSIYFPFTQKQKRLSSFRPAIEELLYSKTDNDEHMGYLEDRNKPIVFSMARLDTVKNITGLVEWYGKNKKLRQLVNLVVVAGFFDASKSKDREEISEIKKMHSLIDKYQMKGQMRWIAAQTDRARNGELYRCIADTGGAFVQPALYEAFGLTVIEAMNCGLPTFATNQGGPAEIIVDGVSGFHINPAKGDEASSKMAEFFETCRDDKSYWNKISTAGLQRIYECYTWKIYATKVLNMGSVYGFWRQLIMDEKNIKHKYLQLFYNVHYRKLVKAVPLAFDEAQQAPQPLAKTASKPGQRPARNFFSIFTWKPKQSKRNETA, encoded by the exons ATGAGGGATAGGTATATTTTGAATGCAAActtcgaaaaaataaaaaaaagattgACACTGTTGCAAAG GGAAGAGAAATGTGCTTCATCTTTCTGCCGGAGCAAGAAAGGGAACTCATTGCCTATAAATTGGCTCTCAGGAAAATGTGCCAACCCAACCTTCCTTCTGTGTAGGCTTCAAAAGCTATCCAGAAAACCAACCATGGCAGCCACTGCCACCACCGCGCTTAGCTTCAAGAGGTCAGACAGCATCGCCGAGGGCATGCCCGAGGCATTGAAGCAGAGCCGATACCAGATGAAGAAATGCTTCTCGCG GTATGTCTCCAAGGGAAGAAGGCTCATGAAGAACCCACAGTTGATGGAGGAATTGGACAAGTCCATGGATGACAAGGTAGAGAAGACCAAACTTATGGAAGGATTTCTGGGTTACATTATTGGTTCAACTCAG GAAGCTGCTGTTCTCCCCCCTCTCGTCGCATTTGCAGTCAGGGTTCAACCGGGAATATGGGAGTTTGTCAAGGTCCATTCAGAAGACCTCTCAGTTGAAGAAATCACACCTTCTGAATACTTGAAGTGCAAAGAAACTATTTTCAATGAGAAATG GGCAAGAGATGTGAACTCGCTGGAAGTAGATTTTGGAGCGTTCAACCAATCAACGCCCCTCATCACCTTGCCGTCTTCTATAGGAAATGGCATGCAGTTCATATCGAGATTCATGTCATCAAGACTCAATGAGCACTCTGAAAGCTTGAGGCCGTTGTTGGACTACTTGCTTAAGCTCAATCACCGAGGCCAA AAGCTGATGATCAATGAAACTCTCAGTACCGTGAACAAGCTTCAGACAGCGCTGCTCCTGGCCGAAGTGTTTGTCGGCGGTCTTCCTAAGAACACACCATTCCAAAAGTTCGAACACAG ATTTGAGGAGTGGGGATTGGTGAAAGGATGGGGCGACACGGCAGGAACAGTGAAGGATTCCTTGAATTATCTATCAGAGGTTCTTCAAGCACCAGATCCTGTCAATATGGAGAAGTTCTTTGCCAGAGTCCCTTGTATTTTTAACATAGTCATTTTCTCACCCCATGGCTACTTTGGACAAGCAGATGTTCTTGGCTTGCCCGACACCGGCGGACAG GTTGTCTATATTCTTGATCAAGTCAAGGCTTTTGAGGAGGAACTGCTACAAAGAATCAAGCAGCAAGGATTGTCATTCAAACCTCGGATTCTTGTG GTAACTAGGCTGATTCCAGAAGCAAAGGGCACCAAATGCAACCAAGAGCTTGAGCCAATTCTCAACACCAATCACTCACACATCCTTCGCGTACCATTCATGACCGGATCCAGTGTTCTACGCGAGTGGGTGTCTCGCTTCGACATCTATCCCTACCTCGACAGATATGCTCAG GATGCTGCTGCTAAAATAGTTGACATCTTAGAAGGCAAACCAGATCTTATCATCGGAAACTACACTGATGGAAACTTGGTGGCCTCTCTCGTGGCGAGCAATCTCGGAGTTACTCAG GGAACCATTGCGCATGCTCTTGAGAAGACAAAGTATGAAGATTCTGATGTCAAGTGGAAAGAACTTGATCCAAAGTACCATTTCTCATGCCAATTTACAGCCGACATGATCTCGATGAATGCCGCCGATTTCATCATCACGAGCACATATCAAGAAATCGCAGGAAG CAAGGACAAGGTAGGGCAGTATGAAAGCCACTATGCGTTTACACTTCCGAAGCTTTGCCGATTTGCCACCGGCATCAACGTCTTCGATCCCAAGTTCAACATAGCCTCCCCTGGAGCTGATCAATCTATCTACTTCCCTTTCACCCAAAAACAGAAGCGTCTAAGTTCCTTTCGTCCGGCAATTGAGGAGTTGCTGTACAGCAAAACGGACAATGATGAGCACAT GGGATACCTTGAAGATAGAAACAAGCCCATAGTCTTCTCGATGGCGAGGCTCGACACTGTAAAGAACATAACTGGGTTGGTGGAGTGGTACGGTAAGAACAAGAAGCTGAGGCAGCTCGTCAACCTAGTTGTAGTGGCTGGCTTCTTTGATGCTTCCAAATCGAAGGACAGGGAGGAGATTAGCGAAATCAAGAAGATGCATTCTTTGATCGACAAGTACCAGATGAAGGGTCAGATGCGATGGATCGCAGCGCAAACCGATCGCGCTCGCAACGGCGAGCTCTACCGGTGCATCGCCGACACCGGAGGAGCCTTCGTGCAG CCAGCTTTGTACGAAGCGTTTGGGCTGACAGTCATTGAGGCCATGAACTGTGGCTTGCCGACCTTCGCGACGAATCAGGGAGGGCCAGCAGAGATCATCGTCGACGGCGTTTCAGGCTTCCACATCAACCCCGCCAAAGGAGACGAAGCAAGCAGCAAAATGGCAGAATTTTTCGAGACATGCAGGGATGACAAGAGCTACTGGAACAAGATCTCCACAGCCGGCCTCCAACGCATATATGAATG CTATACCTGGAAGATATATGCCACCAAAGTGTTGAACATGGGATCGGTCTATGGATTCTGGAGGCAGCTCATCATGGACGAGAAGAATATCAAACATAAGTACCTGCAGCTGTTCTACAATGTCCATTACAGGAAACTG GTTAAAGCAGTTCCATTAGCATTTGATGAAGCACAACAGGCACCACAACCTTTGGCTAAAACTGCATCAAAGCCGGGGCAAAGGCCAGCTCGAAATTTCTTCAGCATTTTTACATGGAAACCCAAGCAAAGCAAACGAAATGAAACAGCTTGA